From the Paenibacillus sp. MMS20-IR301 genome, the window CAGCGGTCGGTGCACCCCCAATGTCTGTGCCGCATCTGGATACGAGAGTAATCAATAAGCAGGAATCGCTCTTCTTCGGACCTTTTGCCGGCTTCTCGCCGAAGTTTCTGAAGTTCGGGTCCATGTTTGATCTGATAACCTCTGTTAAGCCGGACAATCTTGTGACCATGCTCGCGGCAGGCGCCAAGAATCTCTCGTTGACCAGATACTTGATCGGGCAGGTCATGCTGTCGAAAGAGCAGCGCATGGAAGCATTGCGGGAATTTGTCCCGGATGCGAAGGCTGAGGATTGGGAGCTGGTGGTGGCGGGCCAGCGCGTGCAGATCATTAAGGATACAGCTGCCGGTAAGGGGACGCTACAATTCGGTACAGAAGTGATCAGCAGCGCTGATGGCTCGATAGCCGCCTTGCTTGGCGCTTCTCCCGGGGCTTCAACCGCCGTTTCGGTCATGCTGGAGGTCATCAGCAAATGCTTCCCGCAGCATCTCAAAGCCTGGGAGCCGAAGATTAAGCAAATGATTCCTTCTTACGGTGTCCCGCAGTCCGGTAACGCGGAGCTGTTAAACAAAATCCACGCTTCAGCAGCAAAATCACTCGGTCTGACTCATGGAGTTGAGGAGAAGGTCCAGCCGGTTAAAGTAATGCATTCATAGGAGCAGATGAGAACTTTCCCGGCCGGGAAGGTTCTTTTTTTACCTTCATAAGAATTACAGATTCGCCAGAACTACGGCGATAATGGCTGCGAAAGCCGGCAGGCCCTGAACGAGCAGGATGGATTTCTTGGCTGTGATGCCGCCATAGACCGCAGCAACCCCGACACAGATCAGGAAGAACAGCTGAAGCTGATAAGCGAATGCGTTATCCGGATGGAGCAGGCCCCAGATTAAACCGGCGGCGAGAAAGCCGTTGTACAGC encodes:
- a CDS encoding DUF1304 domain-containing protein, whose amino-acid sequence is MMILSTILVALVALEHVYILALEMFMWTTPRAQKAFGTTRQFAEETRSLAANQGLYNGFLAAGLIWGLLHPDNAFAYQLQLFFLICVGVAAVYGGITAKKSILLVQGLPAFAAIIAVVLANL